A window of Desulfuromonas soudanensis genomic DNA:
CTCCTCACCCGCCTCTACACCCCCGACGGCGGACGCATCCTCCTCGACGGCCTCGACCTTCAGGAGTGGGACGCCGAGACGCTGCGGCGGCGGATCGGCGTCATCTTCCAGGATTTCGGCCGCTACCAGTTCATCGTCGGCGAGAATATCGGCGCCGGCGACGTCGAACACTTCGACGACCGGGCGTGCTGGGAGGAGGCCGCCGACAAGGGGATGGCCGCCGACTTCATCGAGAACCTCCCCCAGGGGTATGACACCCAGCTCGGGCGCTGGTTCAAGGGGGGGCGCGAACTCTCCGGCGGCCAGTGGCAGAAGATCGCCCTGTCCCGGGCCTTCATGCGCACCTCCGCCGATCTCCTGGTCCTCGACGAGCCGACCGCCACCATGGACGCCCGGGCCGAGGCGACCCTCTTCGAGCACTTCCGCGAGCTGTGCCGCGGCCGGATGACCATCCTCATCTCCCACAGGTTTTCGACGGTGCGCATGGCCGACACGATCGTCGTCATACAGGGGGGGACGGTGACGGAGCAGGGGAGCCACCAGGCGCTGATGGCGCTGGGGGGGCAGTATGCCCGGCTCTTTACCCTGCAGGCGGAAGGGTATCGCTAGGAGCCTGTCCGTTGTTTTATAGAAGGCAAACAAACGCAATGGTCACAAGGATTTTTTCATGAACCACACGGATCCGATCTGCATCAATCTCGACCAGCCGTCCCTCGAGGGATTCCGGCAGTTCATCAGCGCCTGGCTCGTCCGCGGGGAGAAGGGGACCTTCCTCGTCGATCCCGGCCCCCTTTCGACCATCCCCCGACTCCTTGCCGAACTGGGTCGGCTGGGGGTGAGACGCCTCGACTATGTCCTTCTCACCCACATCCACATCGACCATGCCGGCGGCGCCGGCGCCCTCCTGGCCGCCTACCCCGAGGCGCGGGTGATCTGTCATTCGGAGGGGATCCGCCACCTCGTTGATCCAGGAAAGCTCTGGGAGGGGTCGCGCAAGGTCCTCGGCGCGCTGGCCGAGGCCTACGGCGAGATCGTCCCGGTCCCCGAGGAGCGCATCGGCGGCGCCGAAGAGGTCGCCGCTCTCGGCGTCCGGGTCTTTCCCACCCCGGGGCACGCCTCCCATCATCTCTGTTTTCTCCTGGGGGATCTCCTCTTTGCCGGCGAGGTCGCCGGCGTGCGCTGCCCCCTGGAGAAGGGGATCTACCTGCGCCCGGCCACCCCGCCGCGCTTCGCCCCTGCCGTCGCCCTCGCCTCCATCGAGGCCATGATCGCCCTGCGCCCGAAGGCCATGATCTTCGCCCACTACGGCCTGGTCGAGGACGCTCTCGGGCATCTGGGGATCGCCCGGAGCCAGCTCCACCTCTGGGTGCAGGGGGTGGCGGC
This region includes:
- a CDS encoding MBL fold metallo-hydrolase — encoded protein: MNHTDPICINLDQPSLEGFRQFISAWLVRGEKGTFLVDPGPLSTIPRLLAELGRLGVRRLDYVLLTHIHIDHAGGAGALLAAYPEARVICHSEGIRHLVDPGKLWEGSRKVLGALAEAYGEIVPVPEERIGGAEEVAALGVRVFPTPGHASHHLCFLLGDLLFAGEVAGVRCPLEKGIYLRPATPPRFAPAVALASIEAMIALRPKAMIFAHYGLVEDALGHLGIARSQLHLWVQGVAATAAAEGREESLFAWLLARDEHFGNFGRLPADIRGRERSFFANTLRGMAEYVDALPEDERRTLAAGGGR